The genomic window GAACAGTCATCTTGGGAGACAACATGTTGTCCTTCCACAGGCACTGTCTTGTTGGACTCTCGTCATTCATTAGGTCCGCGCTCCAGAGATAGCCTTCACCTATACTTTGGCCGGCCAGCTCGCAGGATTTGTTGCCACTACGGAAAAATAAATCAATATGGATGGCAGACCACCTACTGAGGGccccaaccaagccaaaAGTGCTGGAGCTTCTGATGCTCGACGTACCTCTGATGATCCTGACAAGCCTGACCCTGAGCTTTTGGCACTGATGAGGAACAGCGTGAGATATCTCACACTTACAGAGTTCCAGGATGACGACAACAATAGAAACCGGCCAACCGGGCACGAATCGCGCTCTCCTCCTTTACCCCCTCAACCAGAACCAACGCCCACGTCAACTGCCGCTCCTACTCCCTCCGGAACACCGGGCACCGCCAGTCTCCTTCCCCAGGTCCGCCGGTTCAAGGCGTTTATGACGCAGGAAGAAATTGACGAACACAAGACAACAGCCCCAACCCACATCGCCGACTttctaccaccacccaacaatCATCCCGAAGATGATAACACTCCCAAAtcaccccatcccaccactccccccgGGTCAGGCGGCATCAGCATCCCCGTGAGCCTCTCCTTTCGGCCAATCATTAAAAAGCTCGatgcggtggaggagcagcagagccAAGAGCCAAAGCAGGAGGCATCAACACCCGCCCCACACAAACGAAACAAGAGTCACGGCGACCACATCGACTCCGCCATCCGCACCCGTCTCCCGGATTCTGCCTCTCCCAAGCCCAGGGCAAATTCCGAGGGGGTCTCCATCCCGACTCCTacacgcccccctccccctccactgGTAGAAGCACAGCTCAGGTCCTCTGTTGGCACTATGGATACGAACAAGACCCCAAAGAAGGTGGTCAGTCCTAGTTTTAGGCgtttgatggagagggagcttTCTTCTGGTGGTCCAAGTCTGACTCTAGCTGGTCCATCGAGTGCagctccttcttcagctggCGCAAGAGGGGCAAGGGGTACCTTGATCAAGGATCCGTCTGGGAGGATCTTTGATATCGAGTTTATGAGGAAAAAATGGCAGAATGCCGCGGTTGCGGAGACGAaacaagctgctgctggggtggAGAAGACGTTGATGGGGATCAGTGAGACATTGAAGAGCATTCGACTGGACCATGCTGATGAAAAGgacgagaaggccaaggttCAGAAGGCTGATaaaggcgaggaggaggagaagaagaagaaggatgatggAGACGGTAAAGACGATGAGAAGAAATTACAAGGCCCCAAGGAgaaagatggtggtggtgatgccacGGCATAggaagggttagggttggaaTCTGgcagacaaaaaaaaagagcgcTGAAAATAGACTTTTGATTTGACATGACCGATTTTCCACCTCGACTCCATGCGGAACTCTGACGTGATGAGCTAATGGAAATGGCTGAGAGTGACGCCAAGTTACCAAACTTCCATATCTTCAGGTTGACTCTGGAGTCCAAAACGAGGCGTTACCATCACCAGTTATCTGAGCAATATAAAAGTGACTCAATGCAGGGCACGATACTAGGGCTCGTAAAACTTTGATATCTATGCACAACTACGCATATGCCGCCCTCCCCAATGCAGAAAGCCAAAGCCAGACCAACCAGTCCACAACTCCATTGCCGCAAAAGAACAACAAAAATTAGAATCGGCTGATACCCCGTCCAAAGATCCAGGAGATTACCCAGTAAATCGGCACGAGCAACTTATTCCTCCACGACATCGCCTTGGTGAGATAGGCTCCCCTCCAAAGGACCCatgccacccaccccttGAGCTCATCGGCCTTGCTCTGGTGAATGGccttccacccacccagATACGTCATCGTCCCCCAATTCCTGAACTTGAACTCCTTCCCGTCCTGACCTGGTGAAATCCCCTTGTTCAGCTCCTTAGCCAGATACTGCGCCTCCTGAGCAGCAACCTGCGCCGTCTTTGGGAGGGGGTCATTCTCGATAAAACTGCAATCTCCAATGACGTACACCCCATCCAacggcttcttctccaactcaTTTCCTTCCTCAAACTTAGCATCAGCATCCACGCTCAAAGCCCTCATAtacccatccaccaccaaccccccactcCTCTTGTCCCtaaccaacctcctcctctccagcacctcccccgtcaTCGGATTCTTACTCttactcaccaccacctccttctcagccaacTTTGCAATCAGAGGATTAGCCATCAACCCCGTACTccaaaccaccatccccgccccaacctcccccccattcTCCTCGACTTCCCTAATCTTGATCCGCACCGCCCCATGCCGTCTCCCCAACTTCCCATCCGCAAGCCTGATCTTTTCCAGATGGTGCTCCGTCTTGACCTCGATCCCCTGCCTGGCAAAATGCCCCATCGCATAATCCGCCAAAGCCTTGTCAAACATCGGCAGCACCTTTGGCGCGACATCATAAACCGTGATTTTGACAAAGCGCATCAGCTCGGGGTACATCTTTCCCAAATCGTCACGGATAAAATCGTGGAGCTCAGCCGCCCATTCGATCCCCGTCGGACCGCCCCCCACAACGGCAAAGTGTAGCAAAGCCCTCTTGTCATCATCGGTAAGAACATGcccgttgctgttggggctgctgctgctggggtaAGAGCACTGCTCAAACAGGCTCAACACCCGTAGCCTCACCCTCCTAGCATCACCGATATCCCTCAGGAAATGGGCATGCTCCCTTACCCCCTCAATCCCAAACGTCTGGCTGTAGGCTCCGCACGCAATGATCAGCTTGTCATACTGGACCTCGATAACCTCTCCCTTGTCCCGGAGCGGGATTTGCCCTCCGGGGGGTGGGACGACAGTTTTGGAGGCggcttcctcggcggcgTTGGTCTCgacggtgatggtcttgCGGGAGAAGTCAATGTCGTCTGCCCAGCCTTGGTAGAAGTTGATGTTGCCAccggggaggcggcggaCGGGCTCGAGGATGGTGCGGAACTCGAGGGTGCCGACCGAggtggaggcgaggaggggggtgaagacgAAGTAGGGGCGGGGAGATTATGATGCGGTCGTATTtggtggggagagggtgcggGCTAGGGAGTAGCCTGCCCAGCCGGAGCCGAGGATGATtaccttttctttggtggggggcctgagggggggtgttaagagattgtgagggaggggaaaaggggggtggctGACCTTTCTTGAAGCTAAAGTTCGGGAGGAGACTAAAGAGGTGGGAGCTAgagaggttgagagggagagtTGACGGGGTGAGGAGCCGGTCAGCCCCCGTGGGAGGGACCGGGTGAGGGAAGAGGGCATGtgagttggtgatgtgtgGTAAAGTCGCAATATGAAGCAGCTTGTTTGTATAAGGTGGGTAGCACGAGGAAGGCTGAGGTAAGTCGAGAATGTATCAAACCAACTCTGGTTTGCTTGCCACCAGCGTAtcgaagaaaaagaaacaactCAAAAAGATGACACGACAGCTAAAGCTAGCAAGAACGACAAGCAAGAGCAAGCAAGAACAGACAAGACGTCATGGAACGAAGAAAAAGTAGGGGTCCATCTTCAAGTTTATAAGAGCTTGCTGTCAGTCAGCACGCGAGTACCGAGAGAGAAAAACTTTCTATTCCTGGCTGGCCTCCATCGGGATTGTCTAACTAACCCCTGGGGGACCCTGATGAATCACAGGTCGATTTTTTCCCCCCCTCTGTTCTTCACGTTTCAAAAGAGTCATTGTTTCCCATATCCGGATACCGCGGCGGAGTGCGGGTCTACCcgttgcagcagcagggtGAGCTCTGCGAACTTGACAGgtgcgccgccgccgccgccacatTGTCGGGTCTGCTGGGAACCCCGTTGAGAGAAAGGGTCCAGCAGAAGAAGCGCGGAAGAAGTCGTTGATGTCAAAAAGACGTCACGTCAATGGTCCGGAATCGGATTGGGGGGCACTGCTGAGAATAGGTCTCCCGGGCTTTTCCGTCGCGAGCCCCGCGGGATACGAATAGTATGCAGTACGCAGGAAGACCGAAGACCCGAggttctcctcctgctggtCTCGGTATTCTCGCAAAACAGGGCTTCCAGtatggaaaagagaagagtcATGAAATGGGTAGGAAACGAAGGTGTCATTTCAAAAATTATGTGATATTATCCACAGAGGACGGGATCGGCGCCATCTGAATTTGTTGGAAGTGCCCCTCTTCTTCGGTACATAGTGTACAGCAAGGCTGCTTTAgcggcgatggtgggggTTTTCGGGAATGTGCCAAGATGAGCCTCTGCCGGGAACCATACAGGTACGCTATGTTTCTCACCATCAAGGGGAAGCTGTCGACACGGATGATGGCTCCGGCACGCCCGGTCTCTTTGCGCAAAATTGCGGCTCTCTACGGAGTGTTCATCTTTGGCTTATCCGGTATGATCGGGATGGAGGCGTTGAGCGGTGTATATCTACTGGAGAGTGTCCCTGTCAGCATCTCTCGGTCCGGGCGAGTGTAAGACCTCAACAACTTGTGCTGgctgagagggttggggaacTCCGATTCGGAGAAATATGGACAGTCCACGAGCTCAACGGCACAAAAGGGAGGGATTTCCTTGTGGGATTCAGCTTGCTGGCAGCTGAAGAGAGGATAGCCGAGCGTGAACCGATGGTTTTCGTTTTCCacccatcttcaacaccacatgCTTGGAGGAAGTCGACGAGATGTGGCTTGTGAGTCAATCCTCTGGATATCTCTCGGGAAACATCTTCTCCTCACatgtttgggagggagagctgATACCTCACATGTCAAATCTGGGGCTATCAACATGTGGCCTGGAGGGGTGCTGGAAGATCGAATCAAGAGCCGCCATCCCTCGAGTCCAGGGGCCAATGGTTTTTCTTAAATATCATGGACTCGAAGGGTTCCCGAgacaaaacaccaaagaGCCTCCCTGCAGTCCCAAGTGTTATCAGAGCAGCGGTGACCCTGGACAAAATAACCGGTACTGTAAGTCGGTAAAACATATAATATCTATTAACTTGCACCCTTTTCAGTAGATAATAGGCCTATTAGCTCTTGTATAAGACCTATTGACCACTTATTTTGCAGTGCCGGTTGTTTTGTCCACGACGTGCTCGCAAGTATCCGCCTGTGGTCATAAATATTGCGTGCTTAGGCCGATATTACCAAGTTACCCGAGGTGAGCGAGGCAAGGGAAACATACAGAAAGCAACATCAAACTGCTGCCATCCTGTTGCCCGGTGAGAAAGAGACGCAGCCATCGTGGGAAAATACTCCCGTGCCGCTTGTTTGAGATGCAGGTGTCCAAAAGGTCAACAACCAAGGAAGAGCAATCGCAGGAATCACTTCCTTGATTGGAGGGCTGAGCCAGCTCTTGGCAGCAAAGACAGGGGGTGGGCCTGGCCTGAAGCAACTGTGGGGTTTCACGAGCAAGGGCAATATCAGGATGTTaccccagcaacaccacTTCTGGACGAACGAGGGGTCACAGCTCGTGTTTACTGCTGGTTGACCAATCAGGACACCAGTCGCGGGACCGCCAGCCCAACCGAGAGCGACTTCCTTaaacacaacaccacaacgcACAAACCGCATTCCCAAGACGGCGCGCCTGTTCTCCGTTGTCTCCGTTGTCATCATTCCTCTCGCCGACTCCCCTTCTTTCGCCGCCAGCACCGGCATTCCAGTAATATATTGATTTTGTACCATTGCCCATTTGCCTCGGTAATACAGTTGTTACTTGGCCGTCCAGCAGCTATCTATCGCATTCGAGTTAGAGACACGACGCCCGCCTGCGTCTGCGACCGCGACAATCAAAGcgcgtcttttttttttttgcgacTCTGCGACACccgctttcttctttttctgccACTTTCTCGGCGCATTCTTCACAGCATCGCCAGCTGCTCGGTGATGCCCTCACCGCCTTTTTAGCGGCCTTctcttctcaacatcacAGGCAAGCAAAAAGATAGCAATTCCACACATTGATGAGCAAAATGGAGCAAGAGGACCCTGTATGTCGCTGCTAGGGCATCAGCTTATATGGGCAACAACAAACTAACAACAATGCGCCCGTTCAGGTACAGCCATTGCGCCTCTCCAAGGGGAGCAACGGCAGCGCGCCATCTCCTCAGTCGACCCGACCCAGCGGAATCCCTCGTCCGCTTTCCGAGATCTCACCCCACGAGAGACGTAGAAACTCTCCCAGCTGGAACCAGGCGACCCAGGTAAGACATCCGCATTGCTTGAAACCCTGCCGAGGATTGCGGCTGATGTGTGGTGGGCTCTGTGTAGAAACCAGCGACAATGACGGATTCTTCGCCATTCCAGTCGTCGCCCCTGGAGAACGTCACATCGCCCCGTCTCTTCTGGCAGAACCGCAGCTTCAACTCGGACGAGCGCACTGGCTCACCCACCCGCCGCTCATCCATCGAACGATTGCAAAAGGCTTCCCGCGTCAAGAACAGCAATCTCCGGGCCctggagcagaaggaggagtaCGACCCAGCCAAAATCCCCGATATCCAACGCCCTCTCTCTAAGATTCAGGGGAACAActttggtggcggcggcgtcaATGGTTTTCAGGGACGACCACTATTTGGCCACGGCAAGAGCcagagcaccaccagcatccCTATCCTGAACCCGCCCTCCCTGACGAAAGCAGCAACGATGCCGATTTCCACCTCGCCCATCCGGCCGACAACGCCCAGCAAGGAGTCCGGATCACCGTTGAAATCCTCTCTCTCGTCAAATCGATTCAAGAGCAGCTTTGATCATGAGACAGGAATGTGGTCCGATATATCTGGAGACGAGCGTCGTCTGCCCGAGGGCAAGTCGCTGCACCGCCATGCAAAGAGCGTCACTTTCGATCAAGCGCCTCCTCAAGTCAACGAGTACGAGATGGCCACCCCCGCTCCTTCTTCGATCGGCAGCAACTCGAGGGAGGGCAGCTATGATTccaccgacgaggacgatgacgatgaccaTTACATGATTCACAACATGGACCAAGACGACAGCTTTGACGCGTCACTGGAGGATACCGACAAGACGCCTGTGGTGGGTCCCGATGACTGGAGGCACAACAATCACGAGGATCCGTTTGACAGAAGCCCAATGCCGGATGATCTACCGCCCGTCCCTagaccccatcatcagcgCACTGATTCGTCGGCCTCCAATGGGGAAAGCCGCCCGTTGCCACCTCTCCCTGGCATGGACGGGACTTCAAGAAgcctcccttctcctccctccgctTCCAAGTTGGAGGCTCAGGGTCTTGGTAACAGCAGGATGCCTCTGGAGGAGCGGTTGAAGCTTATGATGCTTTCTGACGATGGCAAGTCTGCGGCCGAGCAGCAACGTGAGCGTCGCATGCGCCGTGCTGGTGCCCGTGGTAGCCA from Podospora pseudoanserina strain CBS 124.78 chromosome 7 map unlocalized CBS124.78p_7.2, whole genome shotgun sequence includes these protein-coding regions:
- a CDS encoding uncharacterized protein (COG:C; EggNog:ENOG503NW0S), translating into MPSSLTRSLPRGLTGSSPRQLSLSTSLAPTSLVSSRTLASRKFRTILEPVRRLPGGNINFYQGWADDIDFSRKTITVETNAAEEAASKTVVPPPGGQIPLRDKGEVIEVQYDKLIIACGAYSQTFGIEGVREHAHFLRDIGDARRVRLRVLSLFEQCSYPSSSSPNSNGHVLTDDDKRALLHFAVVGGGPTGIEWAAELHDFIRDDLGKMYPELMRFVKITVYDVAPKVLPMFDKALADYAMGHFARQGIEVKTEHHLEKIRLADGKLGRRHGAVRIKIREVEENGGEVGAGMVVWSTGLMANPLIAKLAEKEVVVSKSKNPMTGEVLERRRLVRDKRSGGLVVDGYMRALSVDADAKFEEGNELEKKPLDGVYVIGDCSFIENDPLPKTAQVAAQEAQYLAKELNKGISPGQDGKEFKFRNWGTMTYLGGWKAIHQSKADELKGWVAWVLWRGAYLTKAMSWRNKLLVPIYWVISWIFGRGISRF